The Ruminococcus bovis genome includes a region encoding these proteins:
- the ilvN gene encoding acetolactate synthase small subunit, whose translation MKYTLSVIVENCSGVLSKISGLFSRRAFNIDSLAVGVTSNPKISRITIVTDGDEYVVEQIEKQLNKLIPVIKVKRLEEGEYIGRELLLIKVSCTSKKREEIMGIAQLVQAKIVDVSSSAVTLEYSEEADKIDILLELLRPFGIKEIVRTGKVAIEKGHGEAYHSGFND comes from the coding sequence ATTGTTGAGAACTGTTCCGGTGTATTGTCAAAGATTTCCGGTCTTTTCTCAAGAAGAGCATTTAACATTGACAGTCTAGCCGTTGGTGTAACAAGTAATCCTAAAATCTCTAGAATTACAATTGTTACTGATGGTGACGAATATGTAGTTGAACAGATTGAAAAACAACTAAACAAGCTTATCCCTGTTATCAAGGTTAAACGCCTTGAAGAGGGTGAATATATAGGTCGTGAATTACTCTTAATTAAAGTTTCTTGTACAAGTAAAAAACGAGAAGAAATTATGGGTATTGCACAACTTGTTCAAGCTAAAATTGTAGATGTTTCATCATCTGCAGTAACCCTTGAATATAGCGAAGAAGCTGACAAAATCGACATTTTGCTTGAATTACTGAGACCTTTTGGTATCAAGGAAATTGTTCGTACAGGTAAAGTAGCTATTGAAAAGGGACATGGTGAAGCCTATCACAGTGGCTTCAATGATTAA
- the ilvC gene encoding ketol-acid reductoisomerase: protein MAARIFYQQDCDLNLLKDKTVAIIGYGSQGHAHALNLKDSGVKVIVGLYNGSKSWAKAEAQGFEVFTAAEAAKQADIIMILINDEKQAAMYKKDIEPNLEEGNMLMFAHGFAIHFGQIVPPANVDVTMIAPKGPGHTVRSEYQAGKGVPCLVAVEQDYTGMAQQLALAYSAGIGGSRAGVLETTFKTETETDLFGEQAVLCGGVCALMQAGFETLCEAGYDPRNAYFECIHEMKLIVDLIYQSGFEGMRYSISNTAEYGDYITGPKIVTEDTKKAMKQILADIQSGAFAKDFLLDMSPAGGQAHFRAMRKNAAQHPSEIVGKEIRKLYSWDDGDKLINN from the coding sequence ATGGCAGCAAGAATTTTTTATCAACAGGATTGTGATCTTAACTTATTAAAGGACAAGACTGTAGCAATTATCGGTTACGGTTCACAGGGTCACGCACATGCACTTAACCTAAAGGATAGTGGCGTTAAGGTTATTGTTGGTCTTTACAACGGTTCTAAGAGCTGGGCTAAAGCAGAAGCTCAGGGTTTTGAAGTATTTACAGCAGCAGAAGCAGCTAAGCAGGCTGACATCATTATGATTCTAATCAATGATGAAAAGCAGGCAGCTATGTATAAGAAGGACATCGAACCAAACCTAGAAGAAGGCAACATGCTAATGTTCGCTCATGGTTTTGCAATTCACTTTGGTCAGATCGTACCTCCAGCTAACGTTGATGTTACAATGATCGCTCCTAAGGGACCTGGTCATACAGTACGTTCAGAATATCAGGCTGGTAAGGGCGTTCCTTGTCTAGTAGCTGTTGAACAGGATTACACAGGTATGGCTCAGCAGTTAGCTCTAGCATATTCAGCAGGTATCGGTGGTAGCCGTGCAGGTGTTCTAGAAACAACATTCAAGACAGAAACAGAAACTGACCTATTCGGTGAACAGGCTGTTCTATGTGGTGGTGTTTGTGCTCTAATGCAGGCTGGTTTTGAAACACTATGCGAAGCAGGTTATGACCCAAGAAATGCTTACTTTGAATGTATCCACGAAATGAAGCTAATCGTTGACCTAATTTATCAGTCAGGTTTCGAAGGTATGAGATATTCAATCTCTAACACAGCTGAATACGGTGACTACATCACAGGTCCAAAGATTGTTACAGAAGACACTAAGAAGGCTATGAAGCAGATTCTAGCAGACATCCAGAGTGGTGCTTTTGCTAAGGACTTCCTACTAGATATGTCACCAGCAGGTGGTCAGGCTCACTTCAGAGCTATGCGTAAGAATGCTGCTCAGCATCCATCAGAAATCGTTGGTAAGGAAATCCGTAAGCTATATAGCTGGGATGATGGCGATAAGCTAATCAACAACTAA